In one Methylobacterium sp. SyP6R genomic region, the following are encoded:
- a CDS encoding NAD(P)/FAD-dependent oxidoreductase has translation MQQDEQTADIVVVGGGMVGLSCAIALKDRGQDVVLCDPGEARARTSYGNAGVVSRGSILPMASPALWGKLPAYLRNADAGLRLRHLHLLRVLPWVAHFLASARTSAWRRAADALAPLTDAAYPEHRRLADRAGVPHLLRECGWVKLYRTEEAFAGAALEREILTQHGVPFEILDGAGVQALEPALIRPFARAMLLPETGAVGDPGGLVEAAERLFSGLGGRAIRTTVSRLEPGPEGWRVVHPGGAIRARQVVLATGAAANELSRPLGYRFAFAAERGYHRHYALHPGSPPLTRPIYDTGAASILSPMGEGRVRVLSGVEVADRHAEPDYSQIEAAAREASGTVRLGQPLDNRPWLGSRPSTPDGLPVIGPAPRHPGLIFAFGHGHIGLSTGPITGQLVADLATGRTPTVPVAPFAPGRLLGWPRL, from the coding sequence ATGCAGCAGGACGAGCAGACGGCCGACATCGTGGTGGTCGGCGGCGGGATGGTGGGGCTGTCCTGCGCCATCGCCCTGAAGGATCGCGGGCAGGACGTGGTCCTGTGCGATCCCGGCGAGGCCCGGGCGCGCACCTCCTACGGCAATGCCGGCGTGGTGAGCCGCGGCTCGATCCTGCCCATGGCGAGCCCCGCCCTGTGGGGCAAGCTGCCGGCCTACCTGCGCAACGCCGATGCGGGTTTGCGCCTGCGCCACCTCCACCTCCTGCGGGTGCTGCCCTGGGTGGCGCATTTCCTGGCGAGCGCCCGCACCTCTGCCTGGCGCCGGGCCGCCGACGCGCTGGCCCCGCTCACCGACGCCGCCTATCCGGAGCACCGCCGCCTCGCCGACCGGGCCGGCGTGCCCCACCTCCTGCGCGAATGCGGCTGGGTGAAGCTCTACCGCACCGAAGAGGCCTTCGCCGGGGCGGCGCTCGAGCGCGAGATCCTGACGCAGCACGGCGTGCCGTTCGAGATCCTGGACGGGGCGGGCGTACAGGCGCTGGAGCCGGCGCTGATCCGCCCCTTCGCCCGGGCGATGCTGCTGCCGGAGACCGGCGCGGTCGGGGATCCCGGCGGCCTCGTCGAGGCGGCCGAGCGGCTGTTCTCGGGTTTGGGCGGGCGCGCGATCCGCACCACCGTGAGCCGCCTCGAACCGGGCCCGGAGGGCTGGCGCGTCGTCCATCCGGGCGGCGCGATCCGGGCGCGCCAGGTGGTGCTGGCGACGGGAGCGGCGGCCAACGAGCTGTCCCGGCCCCTCGGCTACCGCTTCGCCTTCGCGGCCGAGCGCGGCTATCACCGCCATTACGCGCTGCACCCCGGCAGCCCGCCCCTCACCCGCCCGATCTACGACACCGGTGCCGCCTCGATCCTGTCGCCGATGGGCGAGGGACGGGTACGGGTGCTGTCCGGCGTCGAGGTCGCCGACCGCCATGCCGAGCCGGACTATTCCCAGATCGAGGCGGCGGCGCGGGAGGCCTCCGGCACGGTGCGCCTCGGCCAGCCGCTCGACAACCGGCCCTGGCTCGGCTCGCGCCCCTCGACCCCGGACGGCCTGCCGGTGATCGGTCCCGCCCCGCGCCATCCCGGCCTGATCTTCGCCTTCGGCCACGGCCATATCGGCCTCTCGACCGGCCCGATCACCGGCCAACTCGTCGCCGACCTCGCCACCGGCCGCACACCGACCGTGCCGGTGGCGCCGTTCGCACCGGGGCGGCTGCTCGGGTGGCCGCGGTTATAG
- a CDS encoding vWA domain-containing protein encodes MTEAFTLLRPWWLLALPLLGLLAWRAAHLSAPLGDWVKAVEPHLMEALQARGAVRPGRRVGQGLLVGAAALVAIGLAGPARERRDVAGFRNLDATIIALDLSRSVAEGGRLGEARALTQGLAEAAGTKAVAVVAYAGDAYLVATPTTDRDSLSTILFALDGATVPDRGSHPARALALARRTLAEAAVVTGDVVLVSDGGGLDDATSREASALREEGHRLHTVLVPDPALPPEAPRPDGSGLSRLATLGGGSAGSLDAPGPVLAAVSETVAHHLAEGGYTVLAWQDLGRWLAGLALLPVLLLFRRSA; translated from the coding sequence GTGACCGAGGCCTTCACGCTCCTGCGGCCCTGGTGGCTCCTCGCCCTGCCGCTCCTCGGGCTCCTCGCCTGGCGCGCCGCCCACCTTTCCGCGCCGCTGGGCGACTGGGTGAAGGCGGTGGAGCCGCACCTGATGGAGGCGTTGCAAGCCCGCGGCGCGGTGCGGCCGGGGCGGCGCGTCGGGCAGGGATTGCTGGTCGGCGCGGCCGCCCTCGTCGCGATCGGCCTTGCCGGCCCGGCGCGGGAGCGCCGCGACGTGGCGGGGTTCCGCAACCTCGACGCCACGATCATCGCCCTCGACCTGTCGCGCTCCGTCGCCGAGGGCGGGCGCCTCGGCGAGGCGCGGGCCCTGACGCAGGGGCTGGCCGAGGCCGCCGGCACCAAGGCGGTCGCGGTCGTCGCCTATGCGGGCGACGCCTATCTCGTGGCGACGCCGACCACCGACCGCGACTCCCTGAGCACCATCCTGTTCGCGCTGGACGGCGCCACCGTGCCGGACCGCGGCAGCCACCCGGCCCGGGCCCTGGCGCTGGCCCGCCGGACGCTGGCCGAGGCCGCGGTGGTGACCGGCGACGTGGTGCTGGTGAGCGACGGCGGCGGCCTCGACGACGCCACCTCCCGCGAGGCGTCGGCGCTCCGGGAGGAGGGCCACCGGCTGCACACCGTGCTGGTGCCTGATCCCGCCCTGCCGCCGGAGGCGCCGCGGCCCGACGGCTCCGGCCTGTCCCGCCTCGCGACCCTCGGCGGCGGCAGCGCCGGCAGCCTCGACGCGCCGGGCCCGGTCCTGGCGGCCGTCTCCGAGACGGTCGCCCACCACCTCGCGGAGGGCGGCTACACGGTGCTGGCCTGGCAGGATCTCGGCCGCTGGCTCGCCGGCCTGGCGCTGCTGCCGGTCCTGCTGCTCTTCCGGCGGAGCGCCTGA
- the mdeB gene encoding alpha-ketoglutarate dehydrogenase, with product MSASAKPVNENERTSNQASNQAILGPRGVADPDPAETADWLASLESVLRHGGAARARFLLDRLEQKAREIGVVEEAPPYSPYRNTIPLEKQPPYPGDLAVEERITSIMRWNALAMVVRANMAYGELGGHVASYASAAEIFELGFNHFFQAGDATGAGADLVFFQPHSAPGVYARAFLEGRLSETNLKHYRQEIAGEGLCSYPHPWLMPDFWQVPTGSMGIGPMNAIYQARFMRYLSDRGLAETSGQHVWGVFGDGEMDEPESIGALTLAAREKLDNVTFVINCNLQRLDGPVRGNGQIIQELESVFRGAGWNVVKVLWGSEWDAIFARDTNHALLRRFAATVDGKYQTLGAKDGAYNLAHFFGEDEEVKALVSHMSDADVDKLKRGGHDFRKLFAAFAAAKATKGRPTVILAKTKKGYGMGGAGESRMTAHQAKKLDTDALKAFRDRFALPLTDAQVEGLEFYKPDENSRELRYLRERRERLGGFLPKRRRTAAHVAVPDLSTYAGFALEADGKEMSTTTAAVRLFSSLIKHKELGPRVVPIVADEARTFGMANLFRQVGIYSPLGQLYEPEDAGSMLYYKESRDGQLLEEGITEAGAISSWAAAATSYSVHGLAMLPFYIYYSMFGFQRVGDLIWAAADQRARGFLIGATAGRTTLGGEGLQHQDGSSHLVAATIPNCRAYDPAFAYEMAVILDHGARDMMERDVDAFYYVTAMNENYAQPSMPDGVRDGIIRGMYRFAGYGDGEPAIRLLGSGAILPEVIAAAKLLAEEWGIAAEVYSVTSFSELAREAREVERSNRLNPGLPAKRSLVEEALSGSAPVVAATDYVRAYPQLIATAIQARYVTLGTDGFGRSDTRSALRAFFEVDRHHVVVAALAALADEGQLDRAKVAEAVARYGIGPNRPAPWTV from the coding sequence ATGAGCGCGAGCGCCAAGCCGGTCAACGAGAACGAGCGCACCAGCAACCAGGCCAGCAATCAAGCGATCCTTGGCCCCCGCGGCGTGGCCGATCCGGATCCGGCCGAGACCGCGGACTGGCTCGCCTCGCTCGAATCGGTGCTCCGCCACGGCGGCGCGGCCCGGGCCCGCTTCCTGCTCGACCGGCTGGAGCAGAAGGCGCGGGAGATCGGCGTCGTCGAGGAGGCGCCGCCCTACTCGCCCTACCGCAACACCATTCCGCTGGAGAAGCAGCCGCCCTATCCGGGCGACCTCGCGGTCGAGGAGCGGATCACCTCGATCATGCGCTGGAACGCGCTCGCCATGGTGGTGCGGGCCAACATGGCCTACGGCGAACTCGGCGGCCATGTCGCGAGCTACGCGTCGGCGGCCGAGATCTTCGAGCTCGGCTTCAACCACTTCTTCCAGGCCGGCGACGCCACGGGCGCGGGCGCCGATCTCGTGTTCTTCCAGCCGCATTCGGCGCCCGGCGTCTATGCCCGCGCCTTCCTGGAGGGGCGGCTCTCCGAGACCAACCTGAAGCATTACCGCCAGGAGATCGCCGGCGAGGGCCTGTGCTCGTACCCGCATCCCTGGCTGATGCCCGACTTCTGGCAGGTGCCGACCGGCTCGATGGGCATCGGGCCGATGAACGCGATCTACCAGGCGCGCTTCATGCGCTACCTCAGCGACCGCGGCCTCGCCGAAACGAGCGGCCAGCACGTCTGGGGCGTGTTCGGCGACGGCGAGATGGACGAGCCGGAATCGATCGGCGCGCTCACGCTGGCGGCGCGCGAAAAGCTCGACAACGTCACCTTCGTCATCAATTGCAACCTGCAACGGCTCGACGGGCCGGTGCGCGGCAATGGCCAGATCATCCAGGAGCTGGAGAGCGTCTTCCGCGGTGCCGGCTGGAACGTCGTCAAGGTGCTGTGGGGCTCGGAATGGGACGCGATCTTCGCCCGCGACACCAACCACGCTCTCTTGCGCCGCTTCGCCGCCACGGTGGACGGCAAGTACCAGACGCTGGGCGCCAAGGACGGCGCCTACAACCTCGCCCACTTCTTCGGTGAGGACGAGGAGGTGAAGGCGCTGGTCTCCCACATGTCGGATGCCGACGTCGACAAGCTCAAGCGCGGCGGCCACGATTTCCGCAAGCTCTTTGCTGCCTTCGCTGCCGCCAAGGCGACCAAGGGCCGCCCGACCGTGATCCTGGCCAAGACCAAGAAGGGTTACGGCATGGGGGGTGCCGGCGAATCGCGCATGACCGCCCACCAGGCCAAGAAGCTCGACACCGACGCGCTGAAGGCCTTCCGGGATCGCTTCGCCCTGCCGCTCACCGACGCGCAGGTCGAGGGCCTGGAATTCTACAAGCCGGACGAGAACAGCCGCGAATTGCGCTACCTGCGCGAGCGCCGCGAGAGGCTCGGTGGCTTCCTGCCGAAGCGCCGTCGCACGGCCGCCCACGTCGCGGTGCCGGACCTCTCGACCTATGCGGGCTTCGCGCTCGAGGCCGACGGCAAGGAGATGTCGACCACCACCGCGGCGGTGCGGCTGTTCAGCAGCCTGATCAAGCACAAGGAGCTGGGCCCGCGGGTGGTGCCGATCGTCGCCGACGAGGCGCGCACCTTCGGCATGGCGAACCTCTTTCGGCAGGTCGGCATCTACTCGCCGCTCGGCCAGCTCTACGAGCCGGAGGATGCCGGCTCGATGCTCTACTACAAGGAGTCCCGCGACGGGCAGCTCCTGGAGGAGGGCATCACGGAAGCGGGCGCCATCTCGTCCTGGGCCGCGGCCGCGACGTCGTACAGCGTCCACGGCCTCGCGATGCTGCCGTTCTACATCTACTACTCGATGTTCGGCTTCCAGCGCGTCGGCGACCTGATCTGGGCGGCGGCCGACCAGCGTGCCCGCGGCTTCCTGATCGGCGCCACGGCGGGCCGGACCACGCTCGGCGGCGAGGGCCTGCAGCACCAGGACGGGTCGAGCCACCTCGTCGCCGCGACGATCCCGAATTGCCGCGCCTACGACCCGGCCTTCGCCTACGAGATGGCGGTGATCCTCGATCACGGCGCCCGCGACATGATGGAGCGCGACGTCGACGCCTTCTACTACGTCACGGCGATGAACGAGAACTACGCCCAGCCCTCGATGCCCGACGGCGTGCGCGACGGGATCATCCGGGGAATGTATCGGTTTGCCGGCTACGGAGATGGTGAGCCGGCTATTCGCCTCCTCGGTTCAGGGGCGATCCTGCCGGAGGTCATCGCTGCGGCAAAGCTGCTCGCCGAGGAATGGGGCATCGCCGCCGAGGTTTACAGCGTCACCAGCTTCAGCGAACTCGCCCGCGAGGCCCGTGAGGTCGAGCGGTCGAACCGCCTGAACCCCGGTTTGCCGGCAAAGCGCAGCCTCGTCGAGGAAGCGCTGTCCGGCTCCGCACCGGTCGTCGCCGCCACCGACTACGTTCGCGCCTACCCGCAACTGATCGCGACCGCGATCCAGGCTCGTTACGTGACGCTCGGCACCGACGGCTTCGGCCGCAGCGACACCCGCAGCGCGCTGCGCGCCTTCTTCGAGGTCGACCGGCACCACGTCGTGGTGGCAGCGCTCGCGGCGCTCGCCGACGAGGGCCAGCTCGACCGGGCGAAGGTGGCGGAGGCGGTGGCCCGCTACGGGATCGGCCCGAACCGGCCGGCGCCTTGGACGGTGTGA
- a CDS encoding tetratricopeptide repeat protein translates to MRHFLLAASVVALVGLAVEPAALARLLLGAGMPGLAARVSDDPAWRGTALYAAGRYAEAAQAFSKSPYNRGNALARAGELKGALAAYEAALARDPSDEDAKANRELVARLLDTPDAPGGRTAGQANAKADAATRYATKTESDANDPGTASTGDGLAGHRESSSAADSPGNSKAARTGRAEQRAVDPGRGQARGSASDAEGGGRRGGGNASVSEVVEREVRRVSKSFEAREIRPDRHWLATLTDDPGRFVSLRVLAEQTRRREAGTAVQPGSNPW, encoded by the coding sequence ATGCGCCACTTCCTCCTCGCCGCCAGTGTCGTCGCGCTCGTGGGGCTCGCGGTCGAGCCCGCCGCCCTCGCCCGCCTGCTCCTCGGGGCCGGGATGCCGGGGCTGGCGGCCCGCGTCAGCGACGATCCGGCCTGGCGCGGCACCGCCCTCTACGCCGCCGGGCGCTACGCCGAGGCGGCGCAAGCCTTTTCGAAATCGCCCTACAACCGCGGCAATGCGCTCGCGCGCGCCGGCGAGCTGAAAGGGGCGCTCGCCGCCTACGAGGCGGCGCTCGCCCGCGACCCGTCGGACGAGGACGCCAAGGCGAACCGCGAACTCGTCGCGCGCCTCCTCGACACGCCGGACGCCCCCGGCGGCCGCACCGCCGGCCAGGCGAACGCCAAGGCCGACGCCGCCACCCGCTACGCCACCAAGACCGAATCCGACGCCAACGATCCCGGCACGGCGTCCACCGGCGACGGTCTCGCCGGCCACCGCGAGTCCTCGTCGGCCGCCGATTCGCCGGGGAATTCCAAGGCTGCCCGCACCGGCCGGGCCGAGCAGCGGGCGGTCGATCCCGGCCGCGGCCAGGCCCGGGGCTCGGCCAGCGACGCGGAGGGCGGCGGGCGCCGGGGCGGCGGCAATGCCAGCGTGTCCGAGGTGGTGGAACGCGAGGTGCGGCGGGTCTCGAAGAGCTTCGAGGCCCGGGAGATCCGCCCGGACCGGCACTGGCTCGCGACCCTGACCGACGATCCCGGGCGCTTCGTCTCCTTGCGCGTCCTCGCCGAGCAGACCCGCCGGCGCGAGGCCGGCACCGCCGTCCAGCCCGGGAGCAACCCATGGTGA
- a CDS encoding allantoate amidohydrolase, with the protein MTETTPRLGARVMALIDDLARHTDEPGRLTRLYLSPAHRATAEAVLGLMREAGFAARIDAAGSVVGRIEGREPGLPALVLGSHIDSVVDAGRYDGPLGVAAGLVVAQEIRARGLPLPFALEVVAFGDEENVRFPTSLSTSKAWAGQYRMEWLEGRDAAGTTLREALAAFGGDPDGIPALARRPDEIAGYLEIHIEQGPALEAAAQPVGVVSGIVGLTRARCSVTGEANHAGTVPMGLRRDALAAAAEMALAVERLGEAVPGAVATVGSLTVVPGAVNVIPGRVDFSLDLRAPDDADRAGLFQAIQAECRAIAQRRLVGFSSETFMDNPAVALDPGFQAALDRAARRLGHAPLLLPSGATHDAVAMAALGASAMLFVRCRGGISHNPAESITLEDADAATRVLLGTVLDLAGLPH; encoded by the coding sequence ATGACCGAGACCACCCCCCGCCTCGGCGCCCGCGTGATGGCGCTGATCGACGATCTCGCCCGCCACACCGACGAGCCCGGCCGGCTGACCCGGCTCTACCTCTCGCCGGCCCACCGGGCGACGGCCGAGGCGGTGCTCGGCCTGATGCGGGAGGCGGGGTTCGCGGCCCGGATCGATGCCGCCGGCAGCGTGGTCGGGCGGATCGAGGGACGCGAGCCGGGGCTGCCGGCCCTGGTGCTCGGCTCGCATATCGACAGCGTGGTCGATGCCGGGCGCTACGACGGTCCGCTCGGGGTCGCGGCGGGCCTGGTCGTGGCGCAGGAGATCCGCGCCCGCGGCCTTCCGCTCCCCTTCGCCCTGGAGGTGGTCGCCTTCGGCGACGAGGAGAACGTGCGCTTTCCGACCTCGCTCTCGACCTCGAAGGCTTGGGCCGGGCAGTATAGAATGGAGTGGCTGGAGGGCCGCGACGCCGCCGGAACCACCTTGCGCGAGGCGCTCGCCGCGTTCGGCGGCGACCCGGACGGCATCCCGGCCCTCGCGCGGCGGCCCGACGAGATCGCCGGCTACCTCGAGATCCATATCGAGCAGGGTCCGGCGCTCGAAGCGGCGGCGCAGCCGGTGGGGGTGGTCTCCGGCATCGTCGGGCTCACCCGGGCGCGCTGCTCGGTGACGGGCGAGGCCAACCACGCCGGCACCGTGCCGATGGGCCTGCGCCGGGACGCGCTCGCCGCCGCCGCCGAGATGGCGCTCGCCGTCGAGCGCCTGGGCGAGGCCGTGCCGGGCGCGGTCGCGACGGTGGGGTCCCTCACGGTGGTGCCCGGCGCCGTCAACGTGATCCCGGGCCGGGTCGATTTCAGCCTCGACCTGCGCGCGCCGGACGATGCCGACCGCGCGGGCCTGTTCCAGGCGATCCAGGCCGAGTGCCGGGCGATCGCGCAGCGGCGCCTGGTGGGATTTTCCTCCGAGACCTTCATGGACAACCCGGCGGTCGCCCTCGATCCGGGCTTCCAGGCCGCCCTCGACCGGGCGGCGCGGCGCCTCGGCCACGCGCCCCTGCTTCTGCCCTCCGGCGCCACCCACGACGCGGTGGCGATGGCGGCGCTCGGCGCTTCCGCGATGCTGTTCGTGCGCTGCCGCGGCGGCATCAGCCACAATCCGGCCGAATCGATCACCCTGGAGGATGCCGACGCGGCGACGCGGGTGCTTCTGGGCACGGTGCTCGACCTCGCCGGCCTGCCCCATTGA
- a CDS encoding DUF4381 family protein: MQSVQAALAGLRGLHAPPDPGWIRPEILAAAAAGLALAALAAWLAPRWRARPIRRAALAELAAARALPPPERRVALARLSRRLARSLEVEGPAGLDRRLATDFFGSGPGRALTENLYAPGPAPDLAAAEAGLARLLARLRA, encoded by the coding sequence GTGCAGTCCGTTCAAGCGGCGCTGGCAGGTCTTCGCGGCCTGCACGCCCCGCCCGATCCGGGCTGGATCCGGCCCGAGATCCTGGCTGCCGCCGCGGCCGGCCTGGCGCTGGCGGCGCTCGCCGCCTGGCTCGCGCCGCGCTGGCGCGCCCGCCCGATCCGTCGGGCGGCGCTCGCCGAACTCGCCGCCGCCCGCGCCCTGCCGCCGCCGGAGCGCCGCGTGGCTTTGGCGCGGTTGAGCCGGCGGCTCGCCCGCAGCCTGGAGGTCGAGGGGCCGGCGGGGCTCGATAGGCGTCTTGCTACCGATTTCTTCGGCAGCGGCCCCGGCCGGGCGCTCACCGAAAACCTCTACGCCCCGGGTCCCGCCCCCGATCTCGCCGCCGCGGAAGCGGGCCTCGCCCGGCTCCTCGCGCGCCTGCGGGCTTGA
- a CDS encoding VWA domain-containing protein yields the protein MAGLASLDFAAPLAGLLLPLPLLAARFLPPRPGGSGALAVPPSLVAGRERGGPLTVGVRGRAALAWLFTWLLWVSLVAALAGPRLVLPGAALPASGRDIVLALDLSGSMERIDFSLDGRTTSRLAAVKRVGAEFIRRRAGDRVGLVIFADQADVAAAPSFDTRAVARALEEAQIGLVGRSTGIGDGLGLALKRLNALPGPSKVVVLLSDGANNAGQTTPRDVAVLAHELGIRVHTIALGPRDLADADGEQDVVDSQALRDVAATSGGRFFRVRTTEDLQGVADSIDALEGGRDRAPPVPLRRDLWPWPGGVALLSALALLLTRRAA from the coding sequence ATGGCCGGTCTCGCCTCCCTCGACTTTGCCGCACCCCTCGCCGGCCTGCTCCTGCCGCTGCCGCTGCTGGCCGCCCGCTTCCTGCCGCCGCGGCCGGGCGGCAGCGGGGCGCTGGCGGTGCCGCCCTCGCTCGTCGCCGGGCGCGAGCGCGGCGGGCCGCTCACCGTCGGCGTGCGCGGACGCGCGGCGCTCGCTTGGCTGTTCACTTGGCTGCTCTGGGTCTCGCTCGTCGCGGCGCTCGCCGGCCCGCGCCTGGTCCTGCCCGGCGCCGCGCTCCCGGCCTCGGGACGGGACATCGTGCTCGCCCTCGACCTGTCGGGCAGCATGGAGCGGATCGATTTCTCGCTCGACGGCCGCACCACCTCGCGGCTCGCGGCGGTCAAGCGGGTCGGGGCCGAATTCATCCGCCGCCGGGCCGGCGACCGGGTCGGCCTCGTGATCTTCGCCGATCAGGCCGACGTGGCCGCCGCCCCCTCCTTCGACACGCGGGCGGTCGCCCGGGCGCTGGAGGAGGCGCAGATCGGCCTCGTCGGCCGCTCGACCGGCATCGGCGACGGGCTCGGCCTCGCCTTGAAGCGCCTCAACGCCCTGCCGGGCCCGTCCAAGGTGGTGGTGCTGCTCTCCGACGGCGCCAACAATGCCGGCCAGACCACGCCGCGGGACGTGGCCGTGCTCGCCCACGAGCTCGGCATCCGGGTCCACACCATCGCGCTCGGCCCCCGCGACCTCGCCGACGCCGACGGCGAGCAGGACGTGGTCGATTCGCAAGCCCTGCGCGATGTGGCCGCGACGAGCGGCGGCCGGTTCTTCCGCGTGCGCACCACCGAGGACCTGCAAGGTGTGGCCGACAGCATCGACGCCCTGGAGGGCGGGCGCGACCGGGCCCCGCCGGTGCCCCTGCGCCGCGACCTGTGGCCGTGGCCGGGCGGGGTGGCGCTCCTCTCAGCGCTCGCGCTCCTGCTGACCCGGAGGGCGGCGTGA
- a CDS encoding DUF58 domain-containing protein, which produces MVSTVARPPPSTDPLGAPGIALEAGALMGLRHLARRGAGATTKARSGLPGGIVTRRRGRGSEPDDVRLWTDGDDVRHIDRNATARTGTLHVRTHHEERDRAVVLLADFRPSMLFGTRRSLRSVAAAEALVLLGWRIAGDGGRVGLCAAAPEPVALPPRAGGRGMAALCQGLARAHESALAAPLQADPPLGPVLERARALLPAGGHLVLASALDAPGEGFSESVAALAERVSLSLILVSDAFERAAPPGLYPYATPDGRRGTARIGKAPPVPEDRLAAYTRLGVAGLRLDTELGPEGFAPLMERLDAVL; this is translated from the coding sequence ATGGTGTCCACCGTGGCCCGGCCGCCTCCCAGCACAGACCCGCTCGGCGCACCTGGCATCGCCCTCGAGGCCGGGGCGCTGATGGGCCTGCGCCACCTCGCCCGCCGCGGCGCCGGGGCGACGACGAAGGCCCGCTCGGGCCTGCCCGGCGGCATCGTCACGCGGCGGCGCGGCCGCGGCAGCGAGCCCGACGACGTGCGCCTCTGGACTGATGGCGACGACGTGCGCCACATCGACCGCAACGCCACCGCCCGCACCGGCACGCTGCACGTGCGCACCCACCACGAGGAGCGCGACCGCGCCGTGGTGCTGCTGGCCGATTTCCGGCCCTCGATGCTATTCGGCACCCGCCGCTCCTTGCGCTCGGTCGCCGCCGCGGAGGCCCTGGTGCTGCTCGGCTGGCGCATCGCCGGCGACGGCGGACGGGTCGGCCTCTGCGCCGCCGCGCCCGAGCCGGTCGCCCTGCCGCCGCGGGCCGGCGGACGCGGCATGGCGGCCCTGTGCCAGGGCCTCGCCCGGGCGCATGAGAGCGCACTCGCGGCCCCGCTTCAGGCCGATCCGCCCTTGGGACCGGTCCTGGAACGGGCCCGCGCGCTGCTGCCGGCGGGCGGCCACCTGGTGCTGGCGAGCGCCCTCGACGCCCCGGGCGAGGGTTTTTCGGAGAGCGTGGCGGCGCTCGCCGAGCGGGTCTCCCTCAGTCTGATCCTGGTGAGCGACGCCTTCGAGCGCGCCGCGCCCCCCGGCCTCTACCCCTACGCCACCCCGGATGGGCGCCGCGGCACCGCCCGGATCGGCAAGGCGCCACCGGTGCCCGAGGATCGCCTCGCGGCCTATACCCGCCTCGGCGTCGCGGGTCTGCGCCTCGACACCGAATTGGGCCCGGAAGGCTTCGCCCCCCTGATGGAGCGGCTCGATGCCGTGCTGTGA
- a CDS encoding AAA family ATPase encodes MRSIAGADDPVRARLHALRTGLEAGLIGASGLVERLLIGLLTGGHLLIEGAPGLAKTRAVKRLADGLHTGFARIQCTPDLMPADLTGTTVWRPDGGRFEFLEGPLFHSLVLVDEVNRAPPKVQSALLEAMAERQVTVAGITHPLPDPFMVVATQNPIEHAGTFPLPEAQLDRFLLHVVVEMPDEASERRILDLVEGEMTEEAAPMPVRLTAEELRAARTAALKTHVSPALKDFLVRLVAATRAGPAAADLRGAIEHPVSPRGTLALMLAGKARAYLHGRDHVVPDDVVALAGDALAHRLALTWRAAAEGQTARAVVADLLDRVHPL; translated from the coding sequence ATGCGTAGCATCGCGGGAGCCGACGATCCGGTGCGCGCGCGGCTCCACGCCCTGCGGACCGGCCTCGAAGCGGGCCTGATCGGCGCGTCAGGCCTCGTCGAGCGGCTGCTGATCGGGCTCCTCACCGGCGGCCACCTCTTGATCGAGGGGGCGCCGGGCCTCGCCAAGACCCGGGCGGTCAAGCGCCTCGCCGACGGGCTGCACACCGGCTTTGCCCGTATCCAGTGCACCCCCGACCTGATGCCCGCCGACCTCACCGGCACCACGGTCTGGCGGCCCGACGGCGGCCGGTTCGAGTTCCTGGAAGGTCCCCTGTTCCACTCCCTGGTGCTGGTCGACGAGGTCAACCGCGCGCCGCCCAAGGTGCAGTCGGCCCTGCTGGAGGCGATGGCGGAGCGGCAGGTGACGGTGGCGGGCATCACCCACCCCCTGCCCGATCCGTTCATGGTGGTGGCGACCCAGAACCCGATCGAACATGCCGGCACCTTCCCGCTGCCGGAAGCGCAGCTCGACCGGTTCCTGCTCCACGTCGTCGTCGAGATGCCCGACGAGGCCTCCGAGCGCCGCATCCTCGACCTCGTCGAGGGCGAGATGACTGAGGAGGCCGCGCCGATGCCGGTGCGCCTGACCGCCGAGGAACTGCGCGCCGCCCGCACCGCTGCCCTCAAGACCCACGTCTCGCCGGCGCTCAAGGACTTTCTCGTCCGCCTCGTCGCCGCCACCCGGGCTGGGCCGGCGGCGGCGGATTTGCGCGGCGCCATCGAGCATCCGGTCTCGCCCCGCGGCACCCTCGCCCTGATGCTCGCCGGCAAGGCCCGGGCCTATCTGCACGGGCGCGATCACGTGGTGCCGGACGACGTGGTGGCGCTCGCCGGCGACGCGCTGGCCCACCGCCTCGCGCTCACCTGGCGCGCCGCCGCGGAAGGCCAGACCGCCCGCGCCGTGGTGGCCGACCTGCTCGACCGGGTGCACCCCCTCTGA